A part of Bubalus bubalis isolate 160015118507 breed Murrah chromosome 6, NDDB_SH_1, whole genome shotgun sequence genomic DNA contains:
- the SEMA6C gene encoding semaphorin-6C isoform X1 translates to MPRAPHFMPLLLLLLLLSIPHTQAAFPQDPLPLLTSDLHGISPLSWFRGLEDDAVVAELGLDFQRFLTLNRTLLVAARDHVFSFDLQAQEEGEGLVPNKYLTWRSQDMENCAVRGKLTDECYNYIRVLVPWDSQTLLACGTNSFSPVCRSYGITSLQQEGEELSGQARCPFDATQSNVAVFAEGSLYSATAADFQASDAVVYRSLGPQPPLRSAKYDSKWLREPHFVHALEHGDHVYFFFREVSVEDARLGRVQFSRVARVCKRDVGGSPRALDRHWTSFLKLRLNCSVPGDSTFYFDVLQALTGPVNLYGRSALFGVFTTQTNSIPGSAVCAFYLDDIERGFEGKFKEQRSLDGAWTPVSEDRVPSPRPGSCAGVGVAALFPSSRDLPDDVLTFIKAHPLLDPAVPPATHQPLLTLTSRALLTQVAVDGMAGPYSNTTVLFLGSNDGTVLKVLPPGGQSGGSEPILLEEIDAYSPSRCSGKRAAQTARRVIGLELDTEGHRLFVAFSGCIIYLPLSRCARHGACRRSCLASQDPYCGWDSSRGCVDIRAPGGIDVDPTGNQESMEHDDCQDGATGSQSGTGDSTYVLLSPGPSPETPSPPSDAHPRPQSSTLGAHTQGVRRDLPPASASRSVPIPLLLACVAAAFALGASVSGLLVSCACRRAHRRRSKDIESAGIPRPLSLRSLARLHGAGPEPPPPSKDGEGAQTPQLYTTFLPPPEGVPPPELACLPTPESTPELPVKHLRHAGGPWEWNQNGNNAKEGRSRARGGNAAGGPAPRVLVKPPPPGCPGQAVEVTTLEELLRYLHGPQAPRKEAEPPVAAPFTSRPLPPEPAPTLFAGPSLLPRDCAPPRRLDVPPEGKCPAPAARPALSAPAPRLGVGGSRKLPFSSHRAPPALLTRVPSGGPSRYSGGAGRHLLYLGRPEGHRGRALKRVEGREAPGAPEASLCRALLAGGRP, encoded by the exons ATGCCCCGCGCCCCCCACTTCATGCCCTTGCTGCTACTACTCTTGCTGCTCTCAATTCCACACACACAGGCTGCATTTCCCCAGGACCCTCTCCCTCTACTGACCTCTGACCTGCATG GTATTTCTCCATTATCCTGGTTCCGGGGCCTGGAGGATGATGCTGTGGTTGCAGAACTTGGGCTGGACTTTCAGAGATTCCTGACCCTGAACCGGACCTTGTTAGTGGCTGCCAG GGATCACGTTTTCTCCTTTGATCTTCAAGCCCAAGAAGAAGGGGAGGGGCTCGTGCCCAACAAG TATCTAACATGGaggagccaagacatggagaacTGTGCCGTGCGGGGCAAGCTGACG GACGAGTGCTACAACTACATTCGCGTTCTCGTGCCCTGGGACTCCCAGACGCTCCTTGCCTGTGGAACGAACTCATTCAGCCCTGTGTGCCGCAGCTATGGG ATAACTTCGCTGCAGCAGGAGGGTGAGGAGCTGAGTGGGCAAGCTCGATGCCCCTTTGATGCCACCCAGTCCAACGTGGCCGTGTTTGCAG AGGGCAGCCTGTACTCAGCCACAGCTGCAGACTTCCAGGCCAGTGATGCTGTGGTTTACCGAAGCCTTGGGCCTCAGCCCCCGCTCCGCTCCGCCAAGTACGACTCCAAGTGGCTCCGAG AGCCACACTTTGTCCACGCTTTGGAGCATGGAGACCATGTCTACTTCTTCTTCCGAGAAGTCTCTGTGGAGGATGCCCGGCTGGGGAGG GTACAGTTCTCCCGTGTGGCCCGTGTGTGTAAGCGCGACGTGGGTGGCTCACCTAGGGCCTTGGACCGCCACTGGACATCCTTCCTGAAGCTGCGGCTCAACTGCTCTGTCCCTGGAGACTCGACCTTCTATTTTGATGTCTTACAGGCCTTGACAGGGCCTGTGAACTTGTATGGTCGCTCTGCTCTCTTTGGGGTCTTCACCACCCAGACCAATAG CATTCCTGGCTCTGCGGTCTGCGCCTTCTACCTGGATGATATCGAGCGTGGGTTTGAGGGCAAGTTCAAGGAGCAGAGGAGTCTGGATGGGGCCTGGACCCCTGTGTCTGAGGACAGGGTCCCCTCCCCCAG GCCCGGATCCTGTGCAGGAGTAGGTGTGGCTGCATTGTTCCCCTCTTCCCGAGATCTCCCTGATGATGTCCTGACCTTCATCAAGGCTCACCCACTCCTGGACCCTGCCGTGCCACCTGCCACCCATCAGCCTCTGCTCACCCTCACCAGCAG GGCCCTACTGACCCAGGTGGCTGTGGATGGCATGGCTGGTCCCTACAGTAACACCACAGTCCTGTTCCTTGGCTCCAATGATGGGACAGTGCTGAAGGTGCTGCCCCCAGGGGGGCAATCTGGGGGCTCTGAGCCCATTCTGTTGGAAGAGATCGATGCCTACAGCCCCTCCCG GTGCAGCGGGAAGCGGGCAGCCCAAACAGCACGGCGGGTCATAGGGCTGGAGCTGGACACTGAAGGTCACAGGCTCTTTGTGGCTTTTTCTGGCTGCATCATCTACCTCCCTCTTAGTCGGTGTGCCCGGCATGGGGCCTGTCGGAG GAGCTGTCTGGCTTCTCAGGACCCATACTGTGGATGGGACAGCTCCAGAGGCTGCGTGGATATCAGGGCACCTGGTGG GATTGATGTGGATCCAACCGGTAACCAGGAATCCATGGAACATGATGACTGCCAAG ATGGAGCTACTGGGAGTCAGTCTGGTACAGGGGATTCCACTTATG TGCTTCTGAGTCCTGGCCCTTCCCCTGAGACCCCCAGCCCCCCCAGTGATGCCCACCCCCGGCCCCAGTCTTCCACTCTTGGAGCTCACACTCAGG GCGTGCGCCGGGACCTCCCTCCAGCCTCAGCCTCCCGCTCagtccccatcccactcctcctgGCCTGTGTGGCCGCGGCCTTCGCTCTGGGCGCCTCGGTCTCTGGCCTCCTGGTCTCCTGCGCCTGTCGCCGAGCGCACCGACGGCGGAGCAAGGATATCGAGTCTGCAGGGATCCCACGTCCTCTCTCCCTTCGCAGCTTGGCCCGGCTGCATGGGGCGGGCCCAGAGCCGCCGCCGCCTTCCAAGGACGGAGAGGGGGCCCAGACGCCGCAGCTCTACACCACCTTCCTGCCTCCCCCCGAGGGCGTACCCCCGCCGGAGCTGGCTTGCCTGCCTACCCCGGAGTCCACGCCAGAGCTGCCGGTCAAGCACCTCCGCCATGCTGGAGGTCCCTGGGAGTGGAACCAGAACGGGAATAACGCCAAGGAGGGCCGGAGCCGCGCCCGGGGCGGGAACGCGGCGGGTGGCCCCGCGCCGCGCGTGCTGGTGAAGCCGCCGCCGCCTGGCTGTCCCGGACAGGCCGTGGAAGTCACCACCCTGGAGGAACTACTGCGCTACCTGCACGGCCCGCAGGCGCCCAGGAAGGAGGCCGAGCCCCCGGTCGCCGCCCCTTTCACCTCGCGGCCGCTGCCGCCCGAGCCCGCCCCCACCCTCTTTGCCGGCCCCAGCCTGCTGCCCCGGGACTGTGCCCCGCCTCGGAGACTGGACGTGCCCCCGGAGGGCAAGTGCCCGGCCCCCGCCGCCCGGCCTGCGCTCTCAGCCCCAGCTCCCCGGCTCGGGGTGGGCGGCAGCCGGAAGTTGCCCTTCTCCTCGCACCGTGCACCCCCTGCGCTGCTCACCCGAGTCCCCTCGGGAGGCCCCTCCAGGTACTCGGGGGGTGCCGGGAGACACCTCCTGTACCTGGGTCGGCCTGAGGGGCACCGGGGCCGCGCCCTCAAGAGGGTGGAAGGTCGAGAAGCCCCAGGGGCCCCTGAAGCCTCCCTTTGTCGGGCCCTCCTTGCAGGCGGCCGTCCCTGA
- the SEMA6C gene encoding semaphorin-6C isoform X2, with translation MPRAPHFMPLLLLLLLLSIPHTQAAFPQDPLPLLTSDLHGISPLSWFRGLEDDAVVAELGLDFQRFLTLNRTLLVAARDHVFSFDLQAQEEGEGLVPNKYLTWRSQDMENCAVRGKLTDECYNYIRVLVPWDSQTLLACGTNSFSPVCRSYGITSLQQEGEELSGQARCPFDATQSNVAVFAEGSLYSATAADFQASDAVVYRSLGPQPPLRSAKYDSKWLREPHFVHALEHGDHVYFFFREVSVEDARLGRVQFSRVARVCKRDVGGSPRALDRHWTSFLKLRLNCSVPGDSTFYFDVLQALTGPVNLYGRSALFGVFTTQTNSIPGSAVCAFYLDDIERGFEGKFKEQRSLDGAWTPVSEDRVPSPRPGSCAGVGVAALFPSSRDLPDDVLTFIKAHPLLDPAVPPATHQPLLTLTSRALLTQVAVDGMAGPYSNTTVLFLGSNDGTVLKVLPPGGQSGGSEPILLEEIDAYSPSRCSGKRAAQTARRVIGLELDTEGHRLFVAFSGCIIYLPLSRCARHGACRRSCLASQDPYCGWDSSRGCVDIRAPGGIDVDPTGNQESMEHDDCQDGATGSQSGTGDSTYGVRRDLPPASASRSVPIPLLLACVAAAFALGASVSGLLVSCACRRAHRRRSKDIESAGIPRPLSLRSLARLHGAGPEPPPPSKDGEGAQTPQLYTTFLPPPEGVPPPELACLPTPESTPELPVKHLRHAGGPWEWNQNGNNAKEGRSRARGGNAAGGPAPRVLVKPPPPGCPGQAVEVTTLEELLRYLHGPQAPRKEAEPPVAAPFTSRPLPPEPAPTLFAGPSLLPRDCAPPRRLDVPPEGKCPAPAARPALSAPAPRLGVGGSRKLPFSSHRAPPALLTRVPSGGPSRYSGGAGRHLLYLGRPEGHRGRALKRVEGREAPGAPEASLCRALLAGGRP, from the exons ATGCCCCGCGCCCCCCACTTCATGCCCTTGCTGCTACTACTCTTGCTGCTCTCAATTCCACACACACAGGCTGCATTTCCCCAGGACCCTCTCCCTCTACTGACCTCTGACCTGCATG GTATTTCTCCATTATCCTGGTTCCGGGGCCTGGAGGATGATGCTGTGGTTGCAGAACTTGGGCTGGACTTTCAGAGATTCCTGACCCTGAACCGGACCTTGTTAGTGGCTGCCAG GGATCACGTTTTCTCCTTTGATCTTCAAGCCCAAGAAGAAGGGGAGGGGCTCGTGCCCAACAAG TATCTAACATGGaggagccaagacatggagaacTGTGCCGTGCGGGGCAAGCTGACG GACGAGTGCTACAACTACATTCGCGTTCTCGTGCCCTGGGACTCCCAGACGCTCCTTGCCTGTGGAACGAACTCATTCAGCCCTGTGTGCCGCAGCTATGGG ATAACTTCGCTGCAGCAGGAGGGTGAGGAGCTGAGTGGGCAAGCTCGATGCCCCTTTGATGCCACCCAGTCCAACGTGGCCGTGTTTGCAG AGGGCAGCCTGTACTCAGCCACAGCTGCAGACTTCCAGGCCAGTGATGCTGTGGTTTACCGAAGCCTTGGGCCTCAGCCCCCGCTCCGCTCCGCCAAGTACGACTCCAAGTGGCTCCGAG AGCCACACTTTGTCCACGCTTTGGAGCATGGAGACCATGTCTACTTCTTCTTCCGAGAAGTCTCTGTGGAGGATGCCCGGCTGGGGAGG GTACAGTTCTCCCGTGTGGCCCGTGTGTGTAAGCGCGACGTGGGTGGCTCACCTAGGGCCTTGGACCGCCACTGGACATCCTTCCTGAAGCTGCGGCTCAACTGCTCTGTCCCTGGAGACTCGACCTTCTATTTTGATGTCTTACAGGCCTTGACAGGGCCTGTGAACTTGTATGGTCGCTCTGCTCTCTTTGGGGTCTTCACCACCCAGACCAATAG CATTCCTGGCTCTGCGGTCTGCGCCTTCTACCTGGATGATATCGAGCGTGGGTTTGAGGGCAAGTTCAAGGAGCAGAGGAGTCTGGATGGGGCCTGGACCCCTGTGTCTGAGGACAGGGTCCCCTCCCCCAG GCCCGGATCCTGTGCAGGAGTAGGTGTGGCTGCATTGTTCCCCTCTTCCCGAGATCTCCCTGATGATGTCCTGACCTTCATCAAGGCTCACCCACTCCTGGACCCTGCCGTGCCACCTGCCACCCATCAGCCTCTGCTCACCCTCACCAGCAG GGCCCTACTGACCCAGGTGGCTGTGGATGGCATGGCTGGTCCCTACAGTAACACCACAGTCCTGTTCCTTGGCTCCAATGATGGGACAGTGCTGAAGGTGCTGCCCCCAGGGGGGCAATCTGGGGGCTCTGAGCCCATTCTGTTGGAAGAGATCGATGCCTACAGCCCCTCCCG GTGCAGCGGGAAGCGGGCAGCCCAAACAGCACGGCGGGTCATAGGGCTGGAGCTGGACACTGAAGGTCACAGGCTCTTTGTGGCTTTTTCTGGCTGCATCATCTACCTCCCTCTTAGTCGGTGTGCCCGGCATGGGGCCTGTCGGAG GAGCTGTCTGGCTTCTCAGGACCCATACTGTGGATGGGACAGCTCCAGAGGCTGCGTGGATATCAGGGCACCTGGTGG GATTGATGTGGATCCAACCGGTAACCAGGAATCCATGGAACATGATGACTGCCAAG ATGGAGCTACTGGGAGTCAGTCTGGTACAGGGGATTCCACTTATG GCGTGCGCCGGGACCTCCCTCCAGCCTCAGCCTCCCGCTCagtccccatcccactcctcctgGCCTGTGTGGCCGCGGCCTTCGCTCTGGGCGCCTCGGTCTCTGGCCTCCTGGTCTCCTGCGCCTGTCGCCGAGCGCACCGACGGCGGAGCAAGGATATCGAGTCTGCAGGGATCCCACGTCCTCTCTCCCTTCGCAGCTTGGCCCGGCTGCATGGGGCGGGCCCAGAGCCGCCGCCGCCTTCCAAGGACGGAGAGGGGGCCCAGACGCCGCAGCTCTACACCACCTTCCTGCCTCCCCCCGAGGGCGTACCCCCGCCGGAGCTGGCTTGCCTGCCTACCCCGGAGTCCACGCCAGAGCTGCCGGTCAAGCACCTCCGCCATGCTGGAGGTCCCTGGGAGTGGAACCAGAACGGGAATAACGCCAAGGAGGGCCGGAGCCGCGCCCGGGGCGGGAACGCGGCGGGTGGCCCCGCGCCGCGCGTGCTGGTGAAGCCGCCGCCGCCTGGCTGTCCCGGACAGGCCGTGGAAGTCACCACCCTGGAGGAACTACTGCGCTACCTGCACGGCCCGCAGGCGCCCAGGAAGGAGGCCGAGCCCCCGGTCGCCGCCCCTTTCACCTCGCGGCCGCTGCCGCCCGAGCCCGCCCCCACCCTCTTTGCCGGCCCCAGCCTGCTGCCCCGGGACTGTGCCCCGCCTCGGAGACTGGACGTGCCCCCGGAGGGCAAGTGCCCGGCCCCCGCCGCCCGGCCTGCGCTCTCAGCCCCAGCTCCCCGGCTCGGGGTGGGCGGCAGCCGGAAGTTGCCCTTCTCCTCGCACCGTGCACCCCCTGCGCTGCTCACCCGAGTCCCCTCGGGAGGCCCCTCCAGGTACTCGGGGGGTGCCGGGAGACACCTCCTGTACCTGGGTCGGCCTGAGGGGCACCGGGGCCGCGCCCTCAAGAGGGTGGAAGGTCGAGAAGCCCCAGGGGCCCCTGAAGCCTCCCTTTGTCGGGCCCTCCTTGCAGGCGGCCGTCCCTGA
- the SEMA6C gene encoding semaphorin-6C isoform X3 — protein sequence MPPSPTWPCLQRAACTQPQLQTSRPVMLWFTEALGLSPRSAPPKPHFVHALEHGDHVYFFFREVSVEDARLGRVQFSRVARVCKRDVGGSPRALDRHWTSFLKLRLNCSVPGDSTFYFDVLQALTGPVNLYGRSALFGVFTTQTNSIPGSAVCAFYLDDIERGFEGKFKEQRSLDGAWTPVSEDRVPSPRPGSCAGVGVAALFPSSRDLPDDVLTFIKAHPLLDPAVPPATHQPLLTLTSRALLTQVAVDGMAGPYSNTTVLFLGSNDGTVLKVLPPGGQSGGSEPILLEEIDAYSPSRCSGKRAAQTARRVIGLELDTEGHRLFVAFSGCIIYLPLSRCARHGACRRSCLASQDPYCGWDSSRGCVDIRAPGGIDVDPTGNQESMEHDDCQDGATGSQSGTGDSTYVLLSPGPSPETPSPPSDAHPRPQSSTLGAHTQGVRRDLPPASASRSVPIPLLLACVAAAFALGASVSGLLVSCACRRAHRRRSKDIESAGIPRPLSLRSLARLHGAGPEPPPPSKDGEGAQTPQLYTTFLPPPEGVPPPELACLPTPESTPELPVKHLRHAGGPWEWNQNGNNAKEGRSRARGGNAAGGPAPRVLVKPPPPGCPGQAVEVTTLEELLRYLHGPQAPRKEAEPPVAAPFTSRPLPPEPAPTLFAGPSLLPRDCAPPRRLDVPPEGKCPAPAARPALSAPAPRLGVGGSRKLPFSSHRAPPALLTRVPSGGPSRYSGGAGRHLLYLGRPEGHRGRALKRVEGREAPGAPEASLCRALLAGGRP from the exons ATGCCACCCAGTCCAACGTGGCCGTGTTTGCAG AGGGCAGCCTGTACTCAGCCACAGCTGCAGACTTCCAGGCCAGTGATGCTGTGGTTTACCGAAGCCTTGGGCCTCAGCCCCCGCTCCGCTCCGCCAA AGCCACACTTTGTCCACGCTTTGGAGCATGGAGACCATGTCTACTTCTTCTTCCGAGAAGTCTCTGTGGAGGATGCCCGGCTGGGGAGG GTACAGTTCTCCCGTGTGGCCCGTGTGTGTAAGCGCGACGTGGGTGGCTCACCTAGGGCCTTGGACCGCCACTGGACATCCTTCCTGAAGCTGCGGCTCAACTGCTCTGTCCCTGGAGACTCGACCTTCTATTTTGATGTCTTACAGGCCTTGACAGGGCCTGTGAACTTGTATGGTCGCTCTGCTCTCTTTGGGGTCTTCACCACCCAGACCAATAG CATTCCTGGCTCTGCGGTCTGCGCCTTCTACCTGGATGATATCGAGCGTGGGTTTGAGGGCAAGTTCAAGGAGCAGAGGAGTCTGGATGGGGCCTGGACCCCTGTGTCTGAGGACAGGGTCCCCTCCCCCAG GCCCGGATCCTGTGCAGGAGTAGGTGTGGCTGCATTGTTCCCCTCTTCCCGAGATCTCCCTGATGATGTCCTGACCTTCATCAAGGCTCACCCACTCCTGGACCCTGCCGTGCCACCTGCCACCCATCAGCCTCTGCTCACCCTCACCAGCAG GGCCCTACTGACCCAGGTGGCTGTGGATGGCATGGCTGGTCCCTACAGTAACACCACAGTCCTGTTCCTTGGCTCCAATGATGGGACAGTGCTGAAGGTGCTGCCCCCAGGGGGGCAATCTGGGGGCTCTGAGCCCATTCTGTTGGAAGAGATCGATGCCTACAGCCCCTCCCG GTGCAGCGGGAAGCGGGCAGCCCAAACAGCACGGCGGGTCATAGGGCTGGAGCTGGACACTGAAGGTCACAGGCTCTTTGTGGCTTTTTCTGGCTGCATCATCTACCTCCCTCTTAGTCGGTGTGCCCGGCATGGGGCCTGTCGGAG GAGCTGTCTGGCTTCTCAGGACCCATACTGTGGATGGGACAGCTCCAGAGGCTGCGTGGATATCAGGGCACCTGGTGG GATTGATGTGGATCCAACCGGTAACCAGGAATCCATGGAACATGATGACTGCCAAG ATGGAGCTACTGGGAGTCAGTCTGGTACAGGGGATTCCACTTATG TGCTTCTGAGTCCTGGCCCTTCCCCTGAGACCCCCAGCCCCCCCAGTGATGCCCACCCCCGGCCCCAGTCTTCCACTCTTGGAGCTCACACTCAGG GCGTGCGCCGGGACCTCCCTCCAGCCTCAGCCTCCCGCTCagtccccatcccactcctcctgGCCTGTGTGGCCGCGGCCTTCGCTCTGGGCGCCTCGGTCTCTGGCCTCCTGGTCTCCTGCGCCTGTCGCCGAGCGCACCGACGGCGGAGCAAGGATATCGAGTCTGCAGGGATCCCACGTCCTCTCTCCCTTCGCAGCTTGGCCCGGCTGCATGGGGCGGGCCCAGAGCCGCCGCCGCCTTCCAAGGACGGAGAGGGGGCCCAGACGCCGCAGCTCTACACCACCTTCCTGCCTCCCCCCGAGGGCGTACCCCCGCCGGAGCTGGCTTGCCTGCCTACCCCGGAGTCCACGCCAGAGCTGCCGGTCAAGCACCTCCGCCATGCTGGAGGTCCCTGGGAGTGGAACCAGAACGGGAATAACGCCAAGGAGGGCCGGAGCCGCGCCCGGGGCGGGAACGCGGCGGGTGGCCCCGCGCCGCGCGTGCTGGTGAAGCCGCCGCCGCCTGGCTGTCCCGGACAGGCCGTGGAAGTCACCACCCTGGAGGAACTACTGCGCTACCTGCACGGCCCGCAGGCGCCCAGGAAGGAGGCCGAGCCCCCGGTCGCCGCCCCTTTCACCTCGCGGCCGCTGCCGCCCGAGCCCGCCCCCACCCTCTTTGCCGGCCCCAGCCTGCTGCCCCGGGACTGTGCCCCGCCTCGGAGACTGGACGTGCCCCCGGAGGGCAAGTGCCCGGCCCCCGCCGCCCGGCCTGCGCTCTCAGCCCCAGCTCCCCGGCTCGGGGTGGGCGGCAGCCGGAAGTTGCCCTTCTCCTCGCACCGTGCACCCCCTGCGCTGCTCACCCGAGTCCCCTCGGGAGGCCCCTCCAGGTACTCGGGGGGTGCCGGGAGACACCTCCTGTACCTGGGTCGGCCTGAGGGGCACCGGGGCCGCGCCCTCAAGAGGGTGGAAGGTCGAGAAGCCCCAGGGGCCCCTGAAGCCTCCCTTTGTCGGGCCCTCCTTGCAGGCGGCCGTCCCTGA